The genome window TCCAAGCGTACGAACTGGAACTCTATACCTTCCTTTGACAGAGTCAGAAAGCATGGCATATAGAATTTTGATGTCTTCCCAGAATTTCTCAAACGCTTCTGGAATACCGTGAGCTTCAAGATGTTTTATCTTCTCTTCTGCTCTTCCGGCAGCTTCCAGGACATCTTTCTCACCAGCGGCTTTTCTCCCGCTGTCAAATAATTTCTCCAGTCTTTTCCGGTCTTTATTCATGAGATGCATCTTTATTCTTATCCTTTCATTCACTCTGTTAAGAACATAGCCAAGTACGATGGACAAAGAAAGACAGGGTGGCTTCAGAAGACCTTATTGTGTTAACTTAGACATATGGAATACATGATAATATCACCTCCGGTAATCACTCCTTCCGAACCGCCATCAGGCGCTTTCCTGCTTGCAGCGGGACTGAAAGCCAGAGGAATCAGTGCAGGATTTCTTGACCTGTCACTGGAGTTCTTCAACCATATCTTTGAGAAAGTACCCGAGGGCAGAGGCTATCCCGCTGTTAAATCTGCACTTGCCTACCTCAGGAACAACCCGAATTATCCCCCCGGACAGCACCGAACAATTTCCGGTGTCCTGAATTCTGCTTTAAAGTCGTTTTCAAAAGGCTATCCAGGGTGGAAAATTTCCCTGATGGATCTTACTCCACCTTCCGAAGTGCATAAACCAGAGGAACTGCTGAGAATCTGCAAGCAGGAAGAAACACCATTTTCAGGATTCTGGGAAGAATACCTGCTGCCGATTCTCCAGAAGCATCTTCCGAAAACCGTTCTTCTTTCCCTTTCCTATCTTTCACAGCTTTCCGCAGGAATAGATCTGGCTCTATTCCTTAAATCAAACGGATACCACATGATCACCGGAGGATCACTGCTGAACAGCCTTGATCAAACAGGAAAAGGATTTGATCTCCTGCACAGAGTGTTTCCTGAAACTATCCTCGGAGATGGTTCGCTGCTTCAGGAAATAGAAACCTCGGATAACTCACTGTTAAGCAGATTATCATGGCCGCATATGTTGAATCCGTGGCAGTACATATCCGGAAGCCCAGTTATTCCATACGCGTTATCAACAGGGTGTTTCTGGAATAAGTGTCTTTTCTGTCCAGACAGAAAAAGAGAACTTTCAATCTTCGGGAAAGATGTCTTCGAGAAATTCATCTCAACTGTTCCGACGGAGGTTATGAAACGTCAACCGGTTATTCATTTACTCGACTCGACTATCCCGAAAAAGGCTCTTCTGCATCTTCTCCCGGCTCTTAAAGAAAACAACCTTGATTTCTATGGTTTTATCAGACCGGAAAAGTGGGTTGCGGATCAATCAGACATGCTTGCGGATAATGGATGCCTCATGCTGCAGCTTGGAGCTGAAAGCGGGAGTCACTCCCTGCTTGACAGATTCAACAAGGGAATTGATCCAGAGACTTCACTGGAAGTGATAAGGAGCTGCGCTGGATCAGGGATACGAACTTACGTGTATATGCTTCTTGGACTCCCCGGAGAGACTTTCGAAGATCTTAACGCTTCTGTCAGTTTCCTTCAGGAGGCTGGGAATTCAATCGATTTCATTAACTTCTCCATATTCAATCTACCCACTAACTGCGAATTATCAGACAGAGCCGATGAATTCGGAATTGAACTGGTTTATGATAACGCTTCTGAAGAAGTGATAAGGCTTTATATGCCCTTTCTTCATGAAGAGCGAAATCCAAGAATCATGGCAAGAGATTATATAACTGAAGAGTTCAGTCGGCTCCCTTCGATTTCCGAAGCGCTCCTCCGCACCCCAAAATGGTTCAGAACATCCCATTTCCCGCTGATTGAAATCCCGGGACGTATCTCTCATGAAGCCGGATCGGAATGAATTCTGTTATTCTCCTGTAACAATCAGAAAGGTTAATACAGTCAGAAGAAGCACCCAGACGACTACAGCGACAGTTGCTGTTTTTCTGGCTCTTCCGGCATCATCTTCCGAATCAGGCCGAATTCCGACTGCCAGGAACGTCACCACTCCCGCGAGATTGATCGAAATGAGGTTCACAGCAAGCAGCTGACCCGCACGAAGAGCACCACTGATATCACCCATCGCGCCAAGAAGACCTGCCACAACAAGTGGAGGCATCAGCGCGGCGGCAACCATTACTCCTATTAATGTTGCGGGAGCGCCCGTGCTGAGAGCGAGAGCTCCGGCAGCTCCTGCTGCCAGAGCTATAACCACATCTGATGTGCCGATGAAAGTACGAGAAACTATCTCGGAAGATGATGAATCAATGTTGAACACCATCCCTGCAATCACAGCGAAAGCAAATGCAGCTCCGATCCGGATTGTGTTCTCTCTGAGGGCTCTGATTCCGAGCCCCAGATCCCCGATTGTCACAGCCAGGGAAAGGCCGACATTGGGTCCAAGCAGCGGCGCTATGACCATAGCGCCTATAATCACTGCGATATTATTCCTGGCAAGACCTATAGCGCATACGACCGCTGAAAGCATTGTCATGATGATATTTGGCCATGAGGTCTTTGTCATCTCGTTTACATCCGAGTAGAGTTCTTCCCTGCTTACCCTGTGAATTTTCCTGCGTGGTGAACTGCTGGAAACCTTTTTCTCATCCGGAGTCTCCTCAGGAGCCGGGATAGATGAAACCACAGGCAGAGAGACAATCCTCAGTTCCTCACCGGAATCAGCAAGCGCCGATCTCAGTTTGTCCGTTATTTCTTCACTTTGATCAGCTTCCGCAAGGATATGAAGCTGCGCCTGTTCAACGGAAAGCTTCTCCCACCAGATTGAGATAGTATCAAGACTGCTGACTGATGATCGGGCCAGTTCCAGCCGATCAGCAGGCAGGAATACTTCTATCAGACGTACTGCCATATCAGGAATTATTCCTTCCTGTTAAAGAAGATTGCTCGCAAGTTCAGCAAGTCTGCTCCTCTCCCCTTTGACCAGGTTGATATGAGCGGTGATGCTCTCATTCTTCAACCGATCAATAAGGAAAGTCAGGCCGTTTGACTGACTGTCAAGATAAGGTGTATCAATTTGATAAATGTCCCCTGTGAATACAATCTTCGTGTTTTCACCAACTCTGGTAATAATGGTTCTTACTTCATGAGGTGTCAGATTCTGAGCCTCGTCAATAATAAAGTAAATTCCATCCAGGCTTCTACCCCTGATATACGCCAGAGGAGTGATCAGCAGCTTCTCATATTCAATCATCTCCAGCAGGCTGATGTATTCCTTGCTATCAGTTGAGAAACGGCTCTTAATAACAGCCAGATTGTCCCAGAGGGGCTGCATATACGGATCAAGTTTGCTCTGAACATCGCCTGGAAGATATCCAAGGTCTCTGTTTCCAAGCGGTATAACGGGTCGAGCCAGAAATATCTGTCGATATTCCTGTCTCTGAGAGAGAGCGGCAGCAAGCGCCAGTAGAGTTTTTCCGGTTCCAGCTTTACCGGTCAGCGTGACAAGCTGAACTGATGGATTCAGCAATGCGTGAAGT of Candidatus Aegiribacteria sp. contains these proteins:
- a CDS encoding DUF1232 domain-containing protein yields the protein MNKDRKRLEKLFDSGRKAAGEKDVLEAAGRAEEKIKHLEAHGIPEAFEKFWEDIKILYAMLSDSVKGRYRVPVRTLGAVAFTLLYFVNPFDIIPDLIPFLGYVDDAFVLSLCIKFIGTDLEKYRIWKESKGTIEQTGN
- a CDS encoding radical SAM protein, producing the protein MIISPPVITPSEPPSGAFLLAAGLKARGISAGFLDLSLEFFNHIFEKVPEGRGYPAVKSALAYLRNNPNYPPGQHRTISGVLNSALKSFSKGYPGWKISLMDLTPPSEVHKPEELLRICKQEETPFSGFWEEYLLPILQKHLPKTVLLSLSYLSQLSAGIDLALFLKSNGYHMITGGSLLNSLDQTGKGFDLLHRVFPETILGDGSLLQEIETSDNSLLSRLSWPHMLNPWQYISGSPVIPYALSTGCFWNKCLFCPDRKRELSIFGKDVFEKFISTVPTEVMKRQPVIHLLDSTIPKKALLHLLPALKENNLDFYGFIRPEKWVADQSDMLADNGCLMLQLGAESGSHSLLDRFNKGIDPETSLEVIRSCAGSGIRTYVYMLLGLPGETFEDLNASVSFLQEAGNSIDFINFSIFNLPTNCELSDRADEFGIELVYDNASEEVIRLYMPFLHEERNPRIMARDYITEEFSRLPSISEALLRTPKWFRTSHFPLIEIPGRISHEAGSE
- a CDS encoding TIGR00341 family protein, which gives rise to MAVRLIEVFLPADRLELARSSVSSLDTISIWWEKLSVEQAQLHILAEADQSEEITDKLRSALADSGEELRIVSLPVVSSIPAPEETPDEKKVSSSSPRRKIHRVSREELYSDVNEMTKTSWPNIIMTMLSAVVCAIGLARNNIAVIIGAMVIAPLLGPNVGLSLAVTIGDLGLGIRALRENTIRIGAAFAFAVIAGMVFNIDSSSSEIVSRTFIGTSDVVIALAAGAAGALALSTGAPATLIGVMVAAALMPPLVVAGLLGAMGDISGALRAGQLLAVNLISINLAGVVTFLAVGIRPDSEDDAGRARKTATVAVVVWVLLLTVLTFLIVTGE